The sequence GATCGCGTTACCTCGCTCGGCGGCGTTCATATCGACATCTCGCTCGGCATGCTCGCGCTCAACATCCCCGTGGCGCTCCTATGCTGGAGCGGCATTAGCAAGCGCTTCGTCATCTTCTCGATGATGCAGGTTGCGCTCTCGTCGCTGTTCCTCAACATCTTTCACTTCGCACCGTTTTTGGGCGACAAGATCATGCTTATCATTTTTGGCGGCGTGGTCTCGGGCCTGGGCGCTGCCATTGCGCTTAAGTCCGGCGCATCCACCGGCGGTACCGACTTTATCGCGCTGTGGGTTTCCAACCACACGGGCAAGACCATTTGGGGCGTCATCTTTGGTTTTAACTGCTTTATCCTGGCGATCTTTGGTTTTATGTTTGGCTGGGACAACGCAGCGTATTCCATCGTGTTCCAGTTTATTTCGACCAAGACCATCGACAGCTTCTACCGCCGCTATGACCGCGTGACGCTGCAGATCACGACGCGCAAGGCCGACGAGGTCATGACCGCCTATATCGACCATTTTCAGCACGGCATTAGCTGCGCCGAGGTCATCGGCGGATACAGCCGCGAAAAGATGTACCTGCTGCACGCCGTTGTCTCGACCTACGAGAGTCAGGACATTATCAAGCTGGTGTGCGACATTGATCCCGGCGCCGTGATCAATGTGTTCCACACGCTCAACTTTGTGGGCGGCTGGTGGGGCGGTCATGTCGACGAGCCCATGCCCACGGCCGTACCCGATCCCGACAAGCCCGCGCGCATGGCCAGTAGGCAGGCGCGCCTCATCGAGCAGGACAGCCTGCAGCAGGACGACGGCAAGTAGGGTTGTGGCATTTTGCCGGTCAAGCGCAGCCCATCCGTATGAGCCACTCGAAAGCCTCGCTGCTTTCGAGTGGCTTTCGTTTGCCCAGATAAAACCTACCAAAATGAAGCTGTCGCTTTTTGGTAGGGAGGGTGTATCGTTTTATCAATATGAGGTAACATGAAACTAGACGTTATATACGTATTAGTTATTTCGATATTTCGATAAGAGTGATCAGATATGCCCGCGCCCAAAAATGCACCGCTTTACCAGCAGATTTACGATGAAATCAAGGATGCGATCGAGAAAGGTGTTTATGCACCCAAGGAGCGTATTCCGTCCGAGCTTGAGCTAGCCGAGCAGTACGAGGTGAGCCGAATTACGGTACGCCGCGCCGTCGAGGAGCTGTGCTCTGATGGCTACCTGGTTAAGCAGCAGGGCCGTGGCACCTTTGTTTCCACGCCGCACATCAATCGCCAGTTTCACGCCTCGACGCTGCAGACGTTTACCGCGCTGTGTGCCGATAACGGCATGAAGGCCGGTGCGCATGTGATCGATCGTCAGATCGTGCCGGCGCGCCAAAACGAGATGGAGTTCTTTGGTCTGCAGAAGGATGCGCTGCTACTGCATATCAAGCGCGTGCGTACGGCCGACGGCGAGCCCATCTTTGAGGAGAACATCTTTGTGCCGTTTGACGCCTACCGTGAGCTGTTGACGGCCGATCTTGAGGACAAGTCGATTTTTGCCGAGGTCGAGCGTGTTGGCGGAACCCCGATTGTCTCGGTTGGCTACCGCACGGTCGAGGCCGTTCGAGCTAACGCCGAGCAGGCGGCCGAGCTGGGCATTGCTCCGCACGATCCGCTGCTCAACCTGCGTGCCGGCTTTATCGGTCCCAATGGCGAGCCGGTCCTGATGGGTAAGCAGTACTACGTGGGATCGCGTTACGTCATGGTCATGTAGCTCTAGTTGCGCGGTTTTCCAAACCGCGCAACGGCTCGACGCTGCAAGCCCGCCAGAGCGGCAATCTGCCTTTCAACTTCGGCGGCATGACCAGAAGGTCAATGCCGCCTCGTTTCAAGGCACCTTGCTCGCTCTGGCGGGCTTTCGCTGACATTGCCAAAACATCGACTACCCGAAGAATGAGCGTGGAAAATCTCCCGTTTTTGGCTTGGTGACGGGCTTAAAGTGGGAGATTATCCACGCTCATCAGGAAAGTGTCCAAAAATCCACGCTCGTTCGCCTTGGATTGCATCGCCCGTGGCCGGCAGCCGCGCGGCACCGGTCCGCGTGGCGGCGTATAATCGGCGGCAGATGACTTGGACGTTAGGAAACCATGACCGATAGCATGCAGCAGATGGCGCTCGACACGCTCGGCGCCTATTTTGGCTACACCTCGTTTCGCCCGGGACAGGACCGCATGGTCGATGCGATCCTTGCCGGTCGCGATGCGTTGGGTGTTATGCCCACGGGCGCCGGCAAGTCCATTTGCTACCAGGTGCCCGCGCTCATGCTGCCCGGCATCACCTTTGTGGTGAGTCCGCTGCTGTCGCTTATGGAGGACCAGACCCGTGCGTTGCTCGCGGCGGGTGCGCGACCCAGCTATCTCAACTCCAGCCTTACCCCGGCCCAGCAAAACACCGTGCTCAAGCGGGCGCGCGAGGGTCGCTATCAGCTTATGTACGTGGCGCCCGAGCGCTTGCTTGAGCCGCGTTTTTTGGCCTTTGCGCAGGAAGCTGCGGCCGAAGGCGGCATCGGCGTGCCGCTCGTGGCCATTGACGAGGCCCACTGCGTGAGCCAATGGGGCCAGGATTTCCGCCCCGCCTACCTGCAGATTCGCGAGTTCATCGATTCCCTGCCGCAGCGCCCTATCGTGGCAGCCTTTACCGCTACGGCGACCGAGCGTGTGCGCGCGGACATTCAGCAGATGCTCGGCCTGCAAAACCCCGCGACGGTGGTGACGGGCTTCGATCGCAAGAACCTCTACTTTGGCTGCGAGGAGATGGGCGACAAGGCCAAGGCCGCGTGGGTGCGCGACTATGTGATCGCGCATTCGGGCGAGAGCGGCATCGTGTATTGCTCGACCCGCAAGACGGTCGATGCGCTGGCAGGCGAGCTTGCCGAGGCGCTGGGCCCCAGCGGCATTCGCGTGGGTCGCTACCATGCCGGCATGGGCAACGACGCCCGCCGCCAGAGCCAGCGTGCCTTTATCGACGACGACATTCAGGTGATGGTTGCCACCAACGCCTTTGGCATGGGCATCGACAAGCCCAACGTGCGCTACGTGATCCACAACAACGTGCCCGAGAGCATCGAGGCATACTACCAAGAGGCGGGCCGCGCCGGCCGTGATGGCGACCCGGCAAGCTGCCACTTGCTGTGGAACGGTAACGATTTTCGCATGCGCCGCTTTTTAATCGACCGCGGCGATGCCGCCGATGAGGCACTCGACGACGAGCAGCGCGCGTGGGCGCTCCAGAACCGCTACCGTCTGCTCAGCCAGATGGAGGGCTACTGCAATACCACCGGCTGCCTGCGCGAATATATGTTGCGCTACTTTGGCGACGAGGCCGCGGCCGAGCATGCTGCCGCGGCTGGTGCGGGCGCCACCGCCACGGACGAGGCCGAGGGCTGCGGCAACTGCAGCAACTGCCTCACGCAGTTCGAGGTCGAGGACGTCACCGATATGGCCCGCGCCGCTGTGCGCTATGTGGCCACGCGACCCATGCGCTTTGGCAAGTCGCTCATCGCCGACGTGCTCCACGGCGGCAACACCGAGCGCATTCGCCAGATGCATCTGGACGAGGACCGCGGCTATGGTGAGCTGTCGAGCGAATCGGTCGGGCGCATCAAGGACATCATCGGCCAGCTGTGCGGCCGCGGTTACTTGGCCGCCTCGCAGGGGCAGTACCCGGTCGTGGGGCTGGGCCCGCGTGCCGCCGAGGTCGAGGATGAGGCGTTTGCCTTTACCGTTAAGCGTCGTGCGTCCAAGCACAAGGCCTCGGCCCGTGCCCGCCACGCGGTGGATCTGCTGCGTGAGGAGGCCGAGCTAGATCAGCGCCCGCGCGTGGGTGACGATGCCGAGCTGTTCGAGCGCCTGCGTGCCCTGCGCAAGGAGATTTCGACCGAGCTGGAGATGGCGCCGTACATGGTCTTCTCTGACAAGGCCCTGCGCGGCCTGTGCCGCCTACGACCTCAGACACGCGACGAGCTTATCCAGGTCAACGGTATTGGCGAGAAAAAGGCCGATGCCTTTGGCGAGCAGTTTATGGCGGCGATTGAAGAGTTTGAGTCCGAGCATGCACGGGATGGAGCGTAATGATGGCATCCGACGATAAAACCGAGCGCACTGAGGTGTCCGCCGTGCCGCTGTACCAGCAGGTTATGGACGACCTAAAGGGCGAGATCGCGCGCGGCGTGTACGCATCCGGCTCGCGCATTCCTTCCGAGATGGAGCTCGCGAAGTACTACGGCGTGGGACGCATCACCGTGCGCCGCGCCGTCGAGGAGCTGTCGCGCGCGGGGTATCTCAACCGCCAGCAGGGGAGGGGCACGTTTGTGTGTGCGCCCAAGCTCAAACGCAAGATTGTCCAGAAGGGTGACGTTCAGAGCTTTTCCGAGGGTTGCGCCGCCAACGACATGGTGGCCGGAGCACGCCTGGTGTCGCGCACGGTGGTTGCGGCGACGCGCGAGGACGCGGCGTTTTTTGGTGTGGAACCCGGCTGCGAGCTCATCGTTGTCGAGCGCGTGCGCACGGCAGACGGCGTGCCCGTCATGCTCGAGAACAACGCCTTTGTGCTGGCCGACCATCCCTATCTGCAGACGCTTGCCGACAAGGACCTCACGGACAATTCCATCTTTGCGCTCGTTGCCGAGCATTCGGGCCGTGCGCCGCTCAAGTCAGACCCCTGTACGGTGGAGATTGCGCTTGCCGATGCTCAGGCGGCCCCGCTGCTGGAGGTGCCGGTCGGCGAGCCGCTCTTCTATATGGAGGCATACTTTACCGATGCGGACGGGCGGCCCCTGCTGCTCGGACGCCAAAAGATCGTGGGCTCGCGCTACGTGTTCGACATCTAACGTCCATAGATAGAATAACATAGAACAAATTTGGTGAAATGACTTCACGTGCATCGTCGTGCGTGCTATAAATAGGACAACATAGAACGACCGCAGGTACGAGCTGTCGTCGTTCAAAGCCGCCACACAAGGAGGAACATCACCGTGAACGCACATGATCTGGTTCAGGAAATTATCGAGCGCAAGGGCAAGATTGAGAACGTCTTTTGGATCGCCTGCGGCGGTTCGATGATCGACCTGATGCCGGCCAACGAGCTACTCAAGCGCGAGGCCACCACGTTTACCTCGACGGTCTACACGGCACGCGAGTTTTGCCTGATGGCTCCCAAGAGTCTTGGCGAGAAGTCACTCGTCATCGCCTGCAGCCACAGCGGCAACACGCAGGAGGTCGTCGACGGCTGCGAGATGGCGCTGGCCGCCGGCGCCGAGGTTGTCGCCCTCACCGACTGCGAGGGCTCCAAGATCGATAACGGCAAGTGGACCACCTGGGTCTATCCGTGGGGCGAAGGCGTGCCGCAGGCCGAGGTGCCGCAGGGCATCGGCGCCCTGATGGCTGCCGAGCTGCTCGACCAGCAAGAGGGTTACGAGGCGCTTGCCGACATGTACGCCGGCCTTAAGCAGATGGATGCGCTGCTGCCCGCTGCCCGCGAGAAGGTCAACGCCGAGCTAGGCGCCCGTTTTGCCGAGCTCTGCCAGCAGCACAAGTTCTTCTATATCCTGGGTTCCGGCCCCAACTTTAGCCAGACCTACGCCATGGCCATCTGCTCGCTCATGGAGATGCAGTGGCAGCACTGCTGTTACATCCACTCCGGCGAGTATTTCCACGGCCCGTTCGAGGCCACCGAGCCCGGCGTGTTCTATTTCGTGCAGCTCGGATCGGGCGAGTGCCGCCCCATGGAGGAGCGCGCGCTTGCATTCCTCAACACGCACACCGATACGGTCATGGTGCTCGATGCGCTCGAGTACGGCGTGGGCGAGGTGCCCGCCAGCGTGCGTTCGTTCCTGGAGCCGATCTTCTTCTATGCGATGAGCTGCGAGTTGCGCGCCGCCCGCGGCAAGGTGTTCGACCACAGCCCCGAGGTCCGTCGCTACATGGGTATCGAGCAGTACTAATCGAGCGGTATTAAGTTACCGGGATAACAACTTCTCACGTCGGGGCCTACGCTAAGCGCAGGCCCCGTTTGCGTTGCGATGACCGGTTTTGTTTGTCGAAAAACGAAGTCAAATACTTTTCCCGAGAAGTGAACGACCTATTTTGGACCCTCGAAGCATCGACACTTTTTGGCGCCAAAACCGCAGGAAAATCTCAATGAAACTGCAGGAAATGGCTCCCATAAAGTGTCGATGCTCCGGGGGCTCGATTTTGCTCGTTCACTTCTCGGGGAAAGTATTAGACCTAAATGTGCGAGCGTGTTGCATGAGTCGAAAAGCGGGCTGCGCCGGGGATTTCCGGCGCAGCCCGCTTAGTATCGCGCTTAGATTCGTAAGGTTGCGGCAGCCAGCGGCCTACTTTGCGTCGTAGGCCTCGGCGTCCCACCAGTCGAGCTGGGCGATGTTGTCGCGAATGTGCTGGCAGCTCTTGTGGAAGCCCTCGAGCTCGTACTCGGACAGGTCCAGCGTGTAGACCTCCTCGACGCCCTCGGCGCCGATCACGCACGGCAGGGAGGTGAAGATGCCCTCCTCGCCATACTGGCCGGTCATAAGCGTGGAGGCGGAAAGCACGGCGTGCTCGTTGTGAAGCACGGCGGCGCAGACGCGCGCGGCGGAGTTGGCGACGGCGTACTCGGTGCACTGCTTGCCCTGGTAGGTCACATAGCCGCCCTTGCGTGCAAGCTCCTCGACCTCCATGTGGTCGAAGGCGTACTTGTCGGGGTTCTCGGCCTGAAGTTCATTAAGGCTCTTGCCGGCGATGGCCGCGGCCTTAAAGGCTGCAAGCTGGCTAAAGCCGTGCTCGCCGATCATATAGGCGTCGATGGACTTGGGGCTCACGCCGACCTTCTTGGAGATCTCGGTGCGCAGGCGGGCGGAGTCCAGGCCGCAGCCCGAGCCGATGATCTTCTTGGGATCGTAGCCGGTCAGGTGCCACAACTCGGTGCACACGACGTCGCAGGGGTTGGAGATGCTCACGAAGATGCCGTCAAAGCCGGCGTCGACGATGCGCTTGGCAAAGGTGCGGGCGGCATCGGTGGTAAAGAACAGCTCGCCGTCGCGGTTGCCGGCGGCCAGCGCGACCTTGCCGGCGGCGTTGACGATGACGTCGCAGCAGGCCAGCTCCTCGTAGTGGTCGTAGCAATTGACGATCTTGGTGTTGTACGGGACAAACGAAAGGGAGTCACGCAGGTCCTGGACCTCGGACGTCACTTTGGCCTCGTTGATATCGCACAGGTACAGCTCATCGGCAATGCCCTGCATAAGTAGGCTGTTGGTGACATGTGCTCCTACGTGGCCCTGGCCGACCACGCCGATCTTACGCGTCTGGAACATATATGTATCCTTTCGACCGAGTTTTTTGCGTCGGACCATTGTAGCGTCCAGCTGTCACTTTGCTAGGCTAAAGCGCCATAGATTTTTTGGGCATGCCTTAATCTCTACTTTTGGAGTGATTTGGGCCGCTGACGGCATCGCTGGGCGATGCGCTCGCGCGGATGGGGCCGGTCGTTGTACCATAGCTGCAACTGACTCGTAAGGAGCATCCATGCCCATTCGTATTCCCGACGCCCTCCCTGCCGCCGCGCAGCTCGAGAGCGAGAACATCTTTGTCATGACCGAGTACCGCGCGCTGCACCAGGACATCCGGCCGCTGCGCGTGCTCATCCTCAACCTCATGCCCACCAAGATCGCCACCGAGACGCAGATCATGCGCAAGCTCTCCAACACGCCGCTGCAGGTGGAGGTGGACCTGCTGCGCACCAAAACGCACGAGGCCACGCACGTGAGTGCCGGCCACCTGGAGACGTTCTACCGCACGTTCGACGACATCCGCGACATCCACTACGACGGCCTGATCATCACGGGCGCGCCGGTGGAGCAGATGCCGTTCGAGGAGGTCGACTACTGGCCCGAGCTCTGCCAGATCATGGATTGGTCCACCACGCATGTGCACTCTACGCTGCATATTTGTTGGGGCGCGCAGGCGGGGCTCTACCATCATTACGGTATCCAGAAGTACGATCTGCCGGCAAAGGCGAGTGGCGTGTTCGAGCATTATCTGGTGAAGCCGCAAAGCCCGCTGGTCCGCGGCTTTGACGACCGTTTCTATGCCGTGCATTCGCGCAACACCGATGTGCGCCGCGAGGACGTGGAGGCCGAGCCGCAGCTTGAGGTCGTGGCCGTGTCCGACGAGGTGGGCCTGTACATCGTCAAGTCGACCGACAGCCGCCGCTTCTTTGTCTTTGGCCATCCCGAGTACGATACCGACACGCTGCGTTTGGAGTACGAGCGCGACGTGAAGCGCGGGCTTAACCCTCAGGTGCCGGCGCATTACTTCCCGAACGACGACCCCACCGCCGAGCCGCGCAACGTCTGGCGCAGTCAGGCTCAGCTGTTCTACACCAACTGGCTCAACTACTACGTCTACCAGACCACGCCCTACGACCTGGCCCGCGCCGGCGAGGAGCACTAGGCCGTCGGGATGTGCGTCAGCCGTTAGGCGCTGATGATGTGGGGTAGCGGCAGGTCGTGGGCGTCGGTGGGAACGTGGTCGACACGCTGCTCGTCAAAGGCGATGCCGATGATTTGGCATGCGGGCGAGAGCATGGGCAGGTAGCGGTCATAGCAGCCGCCGCCGTAGCCCAGGCGCGCGCCGGCGCGGTCGAAGGCTACGAGTGGCACGACGACCATGTCGAGGGCCTCGGCAGACACGATGGGGAAGCGGTCGCTGTCGATGTCCATGGCCGCGAAGGCCCGCGTGGGGTGGGCGATAAACGGAGCCGCGGACGCATCGCCGCCGGCAACTGCCCGCATGCACATGCGCTGGCCACAAGCTGCGGCGTCTGTTGCCGAGAGTATGCACGGATAGGCCACGCGCCAGCCGCGTTTGGCGGCCGCTGCGGCAAACGCGGCAGGATCGACTTCGGAACCCATCGCGGCATAGGCGGCAACGGTGTGCGGCGTCGCGGCATCCAAGCGATCCAACAGCTCAACAAGCCGCGCACAGATAACGGCGGACTTCGCCGCCCGCACATCCAAATCAATCGCATCGCGCCGAGCAATCGCCGCCCGTCGCAGCTCAACCTTATCCATCCCAGCCTCCTCTAGCAAACCTGCCAAAAAGGGACAGGTTTATTTTGGCAGGTTTTATCTGGGCAAACACCCAAACCACCACACAAACCATTGCAAAGGGGGCAGTTCATGGACACCTTCGTGGTGGTTTTGACGAAGAGCAGGTGTTCGCGGCGGTTTGTCTCGATCTGTAACATTAACTCGGCAAAAATGGGCCTAGCTGTTACAGATTGAGACAAAGGGGCGGCGCCATTCGGAAACGTCTCGATCTGTAACATCTGGGGCCAATATTGCCGCCTAGATGTTACAGATTTAGACAAACTGGTGGGACGGGGTGAGCTGCCCCACCCAAGCAGCGGCAAAAGAAAAAGGTAGATTTTCAGGCATGTCCCAAAAATCTACCTTTGTGGTTAGCTGAGCAGGTCGACGACGTTAAAGCCGGCGTTGCTCTTGGCGATGACGTCTCGACCGCCAAAGACGCAGGTTGGCGACTCGGCTGCGATTCGCGTCACGTCGGCACCGAGCGAGCGAAGCTCACCGGGCGTGGCGGCGAGCATCTGGGCGCGGCGCTCCTCGCGTGCATGCGGATCGAGCCCGGCCAGGTAGGTCGTGTTGCGGCGTTTGGTGAGCGCGTATGGCTTCACTGGCGCGTCCATGCCACTCACGCAGCTTACGATAAAGCCCTCAAAGGCGGCCTCGTCGGGCTCAAAGCTGCCGAGCCATTCGCCTGCGCGCGCAACGCGCTCAATCGAGGGGTCGATTGCCGGGTCGCGGTAGGTGTAGAACGCCGTCTGACGCTCGCCTGCCGCGCGGAATCCGCAGCCGTACGCGCCGCCCTTCACGCGGATCTCGTTCCACAGATAGTCGTAGGAGAGCGCGTTGGCGGCAACCGCCCAGGCGCCCGTCACGTCGATGCCCAGGCGACGCGGGTCGCACGCGCTTGCCGCAAAGCAGATGTCGCTGGGGATGACAAAGGCCTCGTGGCGGTCGCGCGGCTCCGGTACCACGAGCGTGCCGCTGCCGGCATCGGCGCCGTCGCCAGCGCCCAGCCCCAGATCGTCCGCGGCGGCCCAGTATGCGTTAAAGTCCTCGTCGCTGCCGGTAAAGCTCGCCATGCAGCCATCGGCCACAAAGATGCGGCCTGCCAGCTCGGCAAGTTTGGCGC is a genomic window of Collinsella aerofaciens containing:
- a CDS encoding GntR family transcriptional regulator — protein: MPAPKNAPLYQQIYDEIKDAIEKGVYAPKERIPSELELAEQYEVSRITVRRAVEELCSDGYLVKQQGRGTFVSTPHINRQFHASTLQTFTALCADNGMKAGAHVIDRQIVPARQNEMEFFGLQKDALLLHIKRVRTADGEPIFEENIFVPFDAYRELLTADLEDKSIFAEVERVGGTPIVSVGYRTVEAVRANAEQAAELGIAPHDPLLNLRAGFIGPNGEPVLMGKQYYVGSRYVMVM
- the metA gene encoding homoserine O-acetyltransferase MetA encodes the protein MPIRIPDALPAAAQLESENIFVMTEYRALHQDIRPLRVLILNLMPTKIATETQIMRKLSNTPLQVEVDLLRTKTHEATHVSAGHLETFYRTFDDIRDIHYDGLIITGAPVEQMPFEEVDYWPELCQIMDWSTTHVHSTLHICWGAQAGLYHHYGIQKYDLPAKASGVFEHYLVKPQSPLVRGFDDRFYAVHSRNTDVRREDVEAEPQLEVVAVSDEVGLYIVKSTDSRRFFVFGHPEYDTDTLRLEYERDVKRGLNPQVPAHYFPNDDPTAEPRNVWRSQAQLFYTNWLNYYVYQTTPYDLARAGEEH
- a CDS encoding SIS domain-containing protein, with the protein product MNAHDLVQEIIERKGKIENVFWIACGGSMIDLMPANELLKREATTFTSTVYTAREFCLMAPKSLGEKSLVIACSHSGNTQEVVDGCEMALAAGAEVVALTDCEGSKIDNGKWTTWVYPWGEGVPQAEVPQGIGALMAAELLDQQEGYEALADMYAGLKQMDALLPAAREKVNAELGARFAELCQQHKFFYILGSGPNFSQTYAMAICSLMEMQWQHCCYIHSGEYFHGPFEATEPGVFYFVQLGSGECRPMEERALAFLNTHTDTVMVLDALEYGVGEVPASVRSFLEPIFFYAMSCELRAARGKVFDHSPEVRRYMGIEQY
- a CDS encoding RecQ family ATP-dependent DNA helicase, encoding MTDSMQQMALDTLGAYFGYTSFRPGQDRMVDAILAGRDALGVMPTGAGKSICYQVPALMLPGITFVVSPLLSLMEDQTRALLAAGARPSYLNSSLTPAQQNTVLKRAREGRYQLMYVAPERLLEPRFLAFAQEAAAEGGIGVPLVAIDEAHCVSQWGQDFRPAYLQIREFIDSLPQRPIVAAFTATATERVRADIQQMLGLQNPATVVTGFDRKNLYFGCEEMGDKAKAAWVRDYVIAHSGESGIVYCSTRKTVDALAGELAEALGPSGIRVGRYHAGMGNDARRQSQRAFIDDDIQVMVATNAFGMGIDKPNVRYVIHNNVPESIEAYYQEAGRAGRDGDPASCHLLWNGNDFRMRRFLIDRGDAADEALDDEQRAWALQNRYRLLSQMEGYCNTTGCLREYMLRYFGDEAAAEHAAAAGAGATATDEAEGCGNCSNCLTQFEVEDVTDMARAAVRYVATRPMRFGKSLIADVLHGGNTERIRQMHLDEDRGYGELSSESVGRIKDIIGQLCGRGYLAASQGQYPVVGLGPRAAEVEDEAFAFTVKRRASKHKASARARHAVDLLREEAELDQRPRVGDDAELFERLRALRKEISTELEMAPYMVFSDKALRGLCRLRPQTRDELIQVNGIGEKKADAFGEQFMAAIEEFESEHARDGA
- a CDS encoding 5-formyltetrahydrofolate cyclo-ligase, with product MDKVELRRAAIARRDAIDLDVRAAKSAVICARLVELLDRLDAATPHTVAAYAAMGSEVDPAAFAAAAAKRGWRVAYPCILSATDAAACGQRMCMRAVAGGDASAAPFIAHPTRAFAAMDIDSDRFPIVSAEALDMVVVPLVAFDRAGARLGYGGGCYDRYLPMLSPACQIIGIAFDEQRVDHVPTDAHDLPLPHIISA
- a CDS encoding L-lactate dehydrogenase, with product MFQTRKIGVVGQGHVGAHVTNSLLMQGIADELYLCDINEAKVTSEVQDLRDSLSFVPYNTKIVNCYDHYEELACCDVIVNAAGKVALAAGNRDGELFFTTDAARTFAKRIVDAGFDGIFVSISNPCDVVCTELWHLTGYDPKKIIGSGCGLDSARLRTEISKKVGVSPKSIDAYMIGEHGFSQLAAFKAAAIAGKSLNELQAENPDKYAFDHMEVEELARKGGYVTYQGKQCTEYAVANSAARVCAAVLHNEHAVLSASTLMTGQYGEEGIFTSLPCVIGAEGVEEVYTLDLSEYELEGFHKSCQHIRDNIAQLDWWDAEAYDAK
- a CDS encoding YitT family protein, whose amino-acid sequence is MANAIDQLTDRVLVLGRLTIVRRAITAVAVTISAVLQTFLIQAFIRPADLLPSGLTGVAVLLDRVTSLGGVHIDISLGMLALNIPVALLCWSGISKRFVIFSMMQVALSSLFLNIFHFAPFLGDKIMLIIFGGVVSGLGAAIALKSGASTGGTDFIALWVSNHTGKTIWGVIFGFNCFILAIFGFMFGWDNAAYSIVFQFISTKTIDSFYRRYDRVTLQITTRKADEVMTAYIDHFQHGISCAEVIGGYSREKMYLLHAVVSTYESQDIIKLVCDIDPGAVINVFHTLNFVGGWWGGHVDEPMPTAVPDPDKPARMASRQARLIEQDSLQQDDGK
- a CDS encoding GntR family transcriptional regulator, with amino-acid sequence MMASDDKTERTEVSAVPLYQQVMDDLKGEIARGVYASGSRIPSEMELAKYYGVGRITVRRAVEELSRAGYLNRQQGRGTFVCAPKLKRKIVQKGDVQSFSEGCAANDMVAGARLVSRTVVAATREDAAFFGVEPGCELIVVERVRTADGVPVMLENNAFVLADHPYLQTLADKDLTDNSIFALVAEHSGRAPLKSDPCTVEIALADAQAAPLLEVPVGEPLFYMEAYFTDADGRPLLLGRQKIVGSRYVFDI